Proteins from one Ricinus communis isolate WT05 ecotype wild-type chromosome 9, ASM1957865v1, whole genome shotgun sequence genomic window:
- the LOC8278730 gene encoding uncharacterized protein LOC8278730 — MEGQYTQQQQQHHQPRSYGPHQMKMTIQPSQHSDNDRSSSELRALDCNLTSLCDHIQVEGFNSGSFSDVIVHAMGSTYHLHRLILSRSSYFRNMLHGPWKEASSPIVTLHVDDKNVNAEAIAMALAYLYGHHPKLNDSNAFRVLAAASFLDLQDLCAICTDFIISELWTSNFLAYQVFAESQDYGIHGERVRNACWGYLCQSGAMELKEVLPKLSSQTLHALLTSDELWVPSEEKRFELALYTLLVKGALCKTEHSEQGTSSSEMIAGLHSDSSKAKGKNLADSCSRKKLESELGRCLQDELKGQSAAHSLLVELIDSAGDFEVVVSDSSQSNLVTVPPSDPKQSSSSTNSFSELSGNRTSCSYIEMPIGVGTSGLGTSSVAMEGPSEAGSYHLNSNHWVAADQSRHCTSTQPSCNGLMLNDWGRCSMPHLSWGGRVVGRRQVKDHAKGSCGFRGEEYDTFVNIFEGGSLLYCNMSFEALLNVRKQLEELGFPCKAVNDGLWLQMLLSQRVHEIGADTCKVCCFTSTACTCRQPFGFSQGVATTGYYMHEHDHNNSSGSMGNVYVADSTQGEGNGLFRPVRVHIRGPIDGLAGIGRGTTFVPTAAWPPTRFVFSRVPFGMGNRNCQQSIANEDSESRTDHIGDLAGDGLTALVGLSQGGNSATNVQGEHMERGYETELQGRLSGMSISAPSTSGIAVQMLESPEHAIGIEWENTNSSSISLDMKTPLNHFPPFRFGVEFEDVHRLSDGQVKHSLEYFYAGSLWKVSVQAFNDEDPQGRRTLGLFLHRRKAEITDIIRKVHIYVDSREKVTARYQLICPSKREVMVFGSFKQRGTLLPKAPKGWGWRTALLFDELGELLQNGTLRVAAVVQLV, encoded by the exons ATGGAAGGCCAATATacacagcagcagcagcagcaccaCCAACCTCGTTCTTATGGACCTCACCAAATGAAAATGACAATTCAGCCCTCACAACACTCAGACAATGATCGAAGCAGCAGCGAACTCCGTGCACTTGATTGTAATCTCACTTCTCTTTGCGATCACATCCAAGTTGAGGGTTTTAATTCTGGTTCTTTCTCCGATGTTATTGTTCATGCTATGGGGTCCACTTATCACCTCCATCGCCTTATTCTCTCTCGCAGTTCTTACTTCAG GAATATGTTACACGGTCCATGGAAAGAAGCTAGTTCACCAATTGTAACATTACACGTCGATGATAAAAATGTTAATGCTGAAGCAATTGCTATGGCTTTAGCTTATCTTTATGGTCATCACCCTAAACTTAATGATAGCAATGCATTTCGTGTTTTAGCTGCTGCTTCTTTTCTTGACCTTCAG gATTTATGTGCTATATGTacagattttataatttctgaaCTGTGGACTTCTAATTTCTTGGCTTATCAG GTATTTGCGGAGAGTCAAGATTATGGGATACATGGAGAGCGTGTAAGAAATGCTTGCTGGGGTTACCTTTGTCAGAGTGGCGCCATGGAATTGAAAGAG GTGCTTCCAAAACTTTCTTCTCAAACCCTGCATGCGTTACTGACCTCAGACGAATTATGGGTACCTAGTGAAGAGAAACG GTTTGAATTGGCATTGTACACACTTCTTGTCAAAGGTGCTCTTTGCAAGACAGAACATTCTGAGCAAGGAACTTCCAGTTCTGAGATGATTGCAGGTCTTCATTCTGACTCTTCAAAAGCAAAGGGAAAAAATTTGGCTGATAGTTGCTCTAGAAAGAAGCTGGAATCAGAATTAGGACGATGTTTACAAGATGAACTAAAAGGTCAGAGTGCAGCTCACAGTCTTCTAGTTGAACTTATTGATTCTGCGGGTGATTTTGAAGTAGTAGTGTCTGATTCTTCCCAGTCAAATCTGGTCACTGTTCCTCCATCTGATCCGAAACAATCTTCCTCATCGACAAATTCATTTTCAGAACTGAGTGGAAATAGAACCTCatgttcttatattgaaatgCCAATTGGTGTTGGAACTAGTGGACTAGGGACCAGTTCAGTGGCTATGGAGGGGCCATCTGAAGCAGGCTCATACCATTTGAATAGTAACCATTGGGTTGCAGCAGATCAATCTAGGCATTGCACATCTACACAACCATCCTGCAATGGACTCATGCTGAATGATTGGGGAAGATGTAGCATGCCTCATCTTTCATGGGGTGGTAGGGTTGTTGGCAGAAGACAGGTAAAAGATCATGCTAAAGGGAGTTGTGGGTTTCGTGGAGAGGAGTATGATACTTTTGTCAATATATTTGAAGGGGGTTCACTTTTATATTGTAACATGTCTTTTGAGGCACTTTTAAATGTGAGAAAGCAGCTTGAAGAATTGGGTTTTCCATGCAAAGCTGTGAATGATGGTCTTTGGCTTCAG ATGCTTTTAAGCCAGAGAGTGCATGAAATTGGTGCTGACACATGTAAAGTTTGCTGCTTCACAAGTACGGCATGCACTTGTAGGCAACCCTTTGGGTTTTCACAAGGGGTCGCCACAACAGGTTATTACATGCATGAGCATGATCATAACAATTCTTCTGGTAGCATGGGAAATGTATATGTTGCTGATTCTACTCAAGGCGAGGGAAATGGACTCTTTAGACCAGTCCGAGTACATATTAGGGGACCTATTGATGGGCTTGCGGGAATTGGACGTGGAACTACATTTGTGCCAACAGCTGCATGGCCTCCAACTCGTTTTGTCTTTTCCCGTGTGCCTTTTGGTATGGGTAACAGAAATTGCCAGCAATCTATTGCTAATGAAGATTCAGAGAGTAGAACTGATCACATTGGAGACCTAGCAGGAGATGGGCTGACAGCTCTGGTTGGGCTTAGCCAAGGAGGGAACAGTGCCACTAATGTTCAGGGAGAGCATATGGAGAGAGGCTATGAGACAGAACTGCAAGGAAGATTATCTGGAATGTCCATTTCAGCACCAAGTACCAGTGGTATTGCTGTCCAGATGCTCGAGTCACCAGAACATGCCATTGGAATTGAGTGGGAGAACACAAACAGTTCCTCTATATCTTTAGATATGAAAACACCTTTGAATCATTTCCCTCCGTTTCGTTTCGG GGTTGAATTTGAGGATGTCCACAGGCTCAGTGATGGCCAAGTCAAGCACTCCCTAGAATACTTCTATGCTGGCTCTTTGTGGAAG GTTAGTGTTCAGGCCTTTAACGATGAGGATCCTCAAGGACGCCGAACTCTTG GATTATTTCTTCACCGAAGGAAGGCAGAGATTACTGATATCATTAGAAAG GTTCATATCTATGTGGACTCTCGGGAAAAGGTTACTGCTCGATATCAG TTGATTTGTCCATCAAAGAGAGAAGTTATGGTGTTTGGAAGCTTTAAACAGCGAGGAACACTTTTACCAAAAGCTCCCAAGGGGTGGGGCTGGCGAACTGCTTTGCTATTTGATGAGCTCGGAGAACTTCTCCAAAATGGGACCTTGAGAGTGGCTGCTGTTGTGCAGCTTGTATAA
- the LOC8278729 gene encoding pentatricopeptide repeat-containing protein At3g06920, producing MKMLLRKPAGANLRNGFRFWNIYTNSRKWISIYTGLSSGLDGQVTSFMDADNHENWTKSGTAKEVVDDVCKILESGNWGPDVENALSLFVESPKTDLVIGVLRRAKDVNQAISYFRWTERKTDQALCPEAYDSLLLVMAKNVKFDYFEQILGEMSIAGFGPSTKTCIELILSCIKSNKLREGFDLIQCMRKFKFRPAFSAYTTLIGALSSVQESDIMLTLFHQMQELGYEVSVHLFTTVIRVFAREGRLDAALSLLDEMKSNCLHADIVLYNVCIDCFGKAGKVDMAWKFFHEIKSHGLLPDDVTYTSMIGVLCKGNRLDEAVEIFEQMEQNRNVPCAYAYNTMIMGYGSAGKFDEAYSLLERQKARGCIPSVIAYNCILTCLGKKGRLGEALRTFEEMKKDAAPNLSTYNVLIDMLCKAGEVEAAFKVRDAMKEAGLFPNVMTVNIMIDRLCKAKKLDEACSIFEGMNHKICSPDEVTFCSLIDGLGKQGRVDDAYRLYEQMLDSDKIPNAVVYTSLIKSFFKCGRKEDGHKIFKEMIHRGCSPDLRLLNAYMDCVFKAGETGKGRALFEEIKSRGFIPDVMSYSILIHGLVKAGFARETYELFYAMKEQGCVLDTHAYNTFIDGFCKSGKVNKAYQLLEEMKTKGRQPTVVTYGSVIDGLAKIDRLDEAYMLFEEAKSNGLELNVVIYSSLIDGFGKVGRIDEAYLIMEELMQKGLTPNVYTWNCLLDALVKAEEINEALVCFQNMKNLKGTPNHITYSILINGLCRVRKFNKAFVFWQEMQKQGLKPNTITYTTMIAGLAKAGNIAEASSLFERFKANGGVPDSASYNAIIEGLSYSRRAMEAYKIFEETRMKGCNIHTKTCIALLDALQKDECLEQAAIVGAVLREIAKSQHAARSW from the exons ATGAAGATGCTATTAAGGAAGCCAGCAG GTGCAAACTTACGGAATGGATTTAGGTTCTGGAATATTTATACCAATTCCCGGAAGTGGATTTCCATCTATACTGGACTATCTTCTGGTTTGGATGGTCAAGTTACTTCCTTTATGGATGCTGATAATCACGAAAACTGGACAAAAAGCGGCACCGCAAAGGAAGTAGTTGATGATGTGTGTAAAATATTGGAAAGTGGTAATTGGGGACCTGATGTTGAGAATGCGTTATCCCTGTTTGTTGAAAGTCCTAAAACAGATTTGGTAATTGGGGTTTTAAGGAGAGCGAAAGATGTTAATCAAGCAATAAGTTATTTTAGGTGGACCGAGAGAAAAACTGACCAGGCTTTATGTCCGGAGGCTTATGATTCACTTCTTTTAGTAATGGCTAAAAATGTGAAGTTTGATTATTTCGAACAAATTCTTGGAGAAATGAGTATTGCTGGATTTGGTCCATCAACTAAGACTTGcattgaattaattttgagCTGCATAAAATCGAATAAGCTTAGAGAAGGTTTTGATCTCATTCAATGTATGAGGAAATTCAAGTTTCGACCTGCTTTTTCTGCTTATACAACTTTGATTGGTGCCCTCTCCAGTGTACAAGAATCTGACATCATGCTTACTCTATTTCATCAAATGCAGGAACTGGGTTATGAAGTAAGTGTACACTTGTTTACAACTGTTATTCGCGTGTTTGCTAGAGAAGGTCGTCTTGATGCTGCTCTTTCACTATTGGATGAGATGAAAAGCAACTGTCTTCATGCTGATATTGTTCTTTATAATGTCTGTATAGATTGCTTTGGTAAGGCGGGTAAAGTGGATATGGCTTGGAAGTTCTTTCATGAGATTAAATCACATGGTTTATTGCCTGATGATGTGACTTATACGAGCATGATAGGTGTTCTCTGCAAAGGAAATAGACTGGATGAAGCAGTGGAAATATTTGAGCAGATggaacaaaatagaaatgtCCCGTGTGCATACGCATACAACACTATGATTATGGGTTATGGATCAGCTGGAAAGTTTGATGAGGCATATAGTTTACTCGAGCGACAAAAGGCAAGGGGATGTATTCCCAGTGTTATTGCATACAATTGCATTCTGACATGCCTTGGGAAAAAGGGAAGACTAGGGGAGGCATTGAGAACTTTTGAAGAGATGAAAAAGGATGCAGCGCCCAATCTTTCAACATATAATGTTCTAATAGATATGCTATGCAAAGCAGGAGAAGTTGAAGCTGCTTTCAAGGTTCGGGATGCAATGAAAGAAGCTGGCTTGTTTCCTAATGTCATGACTGTAAACATAATGATTGATAGACTATGTAAGGCTAAAAAACTTGATGAGGCATGCTCTATATTTGAAGGAATGAATCATAAAATTTGTTCCCCAGATGAAGTTACATTCTGTTCACTTATAGATGGTTTGGGCAAACAAGGTAGAGTGGATGATGCCTACAGGCTTTATGAACAGATGTTGGATTCTGATAAAATCCCAAATGCTGTTGTATATACATCCCTCATTAAAAGTTTCTTCAAGTGCGGTAGGAAGGAGGATGGTCACAAGATATTCAAGGAAATGATCCACAGGGGCTGTTCTCCTGACCTCAGGCTTCTTAATGCCTATATGGATTGTGTTTTCAAAGCTGGTGAAACTGGGAAAGGAAGGGCCTTATTTGAGGAAATAAAATCTCGAGGATTTATTCCAGATGTTATGAGTTATTCAATCCTAATTCATGGCCTTGTGAAAGCTGGTTTTGCACGAGAAAcatatgagttgttttatGCAATGAAGGAACAAGGCTGTGTTTTAGACACCCATGCTTATAACACTTTTATTGATGGGTTTTGTAAGTCGGGAAAAGTGAATAAAGCTTATCAGCTGCTAGAGGAAATGAAGACAAAGGGCCGCCAACCAACTGTTGTCACTTATGGCTCCGTGATCGATGGCCTTGCCAAAATTGATAGGCTAGATGAAGCGTATATGCTCTTTGAAGAAGCTAAGTCAAATGGTTTAGAGCTAAATGTTGTCATCTATAGCAGTCTCATTGATGGGTTCGGAAAAGTGGGTAGGATTGACGAGGCATATTTAATCATGGAAGAGTTGATGCAGAAAGGGTTAACACCTAATGTGTACACGTGGAATTGCTTGCTTGATGCCTTGGTGAAAGCGGAAGAAATTAACGAGGCCCTTGTGTGCTTTCAGAACATGAAAAATTTGAAAGGCACTCCCAATCATATCACTTACAGCATTCTTATAAATGGTCTCTGCCGGGTTAGAAAATTCAACAAGGCCTTTGTGTTTTGGCAAGAGATGCAGAAGCAAGGCTTAAAACCCAATACTATTACATACACTACAATGATTGCAGGACTTGCAAAAGCCGGGAACATTGCAGAGGCTAGTTCGCTCTTCGAGAGGTTTAAAGCAAATGGCGGTGTACCTGATTCTGCTAGTTATAATGCTATCATTGAAGGGTTAAGTTACTCAAGAAGGGCAATGGAAGCATATAAGATTTTTGAAGAAACTCGGATGAAAGGGTGTAATATTCATACCAAAACCTGTATTGCACTTTTAGATGCCCTGCAGAAGGATGAATGTCTTGAGCAGGCAGCAATTGTGGGGGCTGTTTTAAGGGAAATAGCAAAATCTCAACATGCTGCAAGATCTTGGTGA
- the LOC8278728 gene encoding uncharacterized protein LOC8278728 isoform X2, with product MALRPIDNALPVITPERPKKQPKVAVSIQKQVEFGVNDENRAPLPLSTDAVIDYISSENLKPMPDPEFKIQGLIEGLESKDWTKVCESLNNARRFALHHSSLLLPILEKIMLVVVKAMKNPRSALCKTSIMASSDIFSAFGDKLLDSTIDAFDNLLLLKASQDKRFVCEEADRALNAMVKSMAPLPLLHKLRSYVSHVNLRVRAKVAICISNCASNMDLEGMKKFGLVLLVQVAANLLNDRLPEAREAARNIVTSIYEAYTKNEELKEESWHNFCQSNLSAIHAQSVAKITSAQ from the exons atgGCACTGAGACCTATTGATAATGCACTTCCAGTAATAACACCAGAAAGGCCTAAAAAGCAACCAAAAGTCGCTGTTTCAATTCAAAAACAGGTTGAGTTTGGTGTAAATGATGAAAATAGGGCTCCTTTACCGCTTTCTACAGATGCTGTTATTGATTATATATCTTCTGAGAATCTCAAACCTATGCCGGACCCTGAATTTAAGATCCAA GGACTAATTGAAGGCTTAGAATCAAAGGATTGGACAAAGGTTTGCGAGTCACTGAATAATGCTAGGCGATTTGCGCTGCATCACTCCTCTCTCTTGCTTCCAATCTT GGAGAAGATAATGTTGGTAGTTGTAAAGGCCATGAAGAACCCAAGAAGTGCTTTGTGTAAGACCTCTATCATGGCTTCATCTGATATTTTCAGTGCCTTCGGAGACAAATTGCTCGACTCCACCATTGATGCATTCGATAACTTG CTACTCCTTAAAGCTAGTCAAGATAAAAGGTTTGTTTGTGAAGAAGCGGACAGAGCACTGAATGCAATGGTGAAGTCTATGGCTCCTCTACCTCTGCTCCATAAGCTTAGGTCATATGTTAGCCACGTCAACCTTAGGGTTAGGGCAAAAGTCGCTATCTGCATCTCCAACTGCGCCTCCAATATG GATCTAGAAGGAATGAAAAAGTTTGGATTGGTTTTGCTGGTACAAGTGGCAGCTAATTTGTTGAATGATAGGCTGCCGGAGGCAAGGGAAGCGGCAAGGAATATTGTAACTTCTATATATGAAGCATACACGAAAAATGAAGAGCTCAAGGAGGAGTCGTGGCATAACTTTTGCCAATCAAATTTATCTGCCATTCATGCCCAGTCAGTGGCCAAAATTACTAGTGCACAGTAG
- the LOC8278728 gene encoding uncharacterized protein LOC8278728 isoform X1: MALRPIDNALPVITPERPKKQPKVAVSIQKQVEFGVNDENRAPLPLSTDAVIDYISSENLKPMPDPEFKIQGLIEGLESKDWTKVCESLNNARRFALHHSSLLLPILEKIMLVVVKAMKNPRSALCKTSIMASSDIFSAFGDKLLDSTIDAFDNLLLQLLLKASQDKRFVCEEADRALNAMVKSMAPLPLLHKLRSYVSHVNLRVRAKVAICISNCASNMDLEGMKKFGLVLLVQVAANLLNDRLPEAREAARNIVTSIYEAYTKNEELKEESWHNFCQSNLSAIHAQSVAKITSAQ, encoded by the exons atgGCACTGAGACCTATTGATAATGCACTTCCAGTAATAACACCAGAAAGGCCTAAAAAGCAACCAAAAGTCGCTGTTTCAATTCAAAAACAGGTTGAGTTTGGTGTAAATGATGAAAATAGGGCTCCTTTACCGCTTTCTACAGATGCTGTTATTGATTATATATCTTCTGAGAATCTCAAACCTATGCCGGACCCTGAATTTAAGATCCAA GGACTAATTGAAGGCTTAGAATCAAAGGATTGGACAAAGGTTTGCGAGTCACTGAATAATGCTAGGCGATTTGCGCTGCATCACTCCTCTCTCTTGCTTCCAATCTT GGAGAAGATAATGTTGGTAGTTGTAAAGGCCATGAAGAACCCAAGAAGTGCTTTGTGTAAGACCTCTATCATGGCTTCATCTGATATTTTCAGTGCCTTCGGAGACAAATTGCTCGACTCCACCATTGATGCATTCGATAACTTG CTGTTACAGCTACTCCTTAAAGCTAGTCAAGATAAAAGGTTTGTTTGTGAAGAAGCGGACAGAGCACTGAATGCAATGGTGAAGTCTATGGCTCCTCTACCTCTGCTCCATAAGCTTAGGTCATATGTTAGCCACGTCAACCTTAGGGTTAGGGCAAAAGTCGCTATCTGCATCTCCAACTGCGCCTCCAATATG GATCTAGAAGGAATGAAAAAGTTTGGATTGGTTTTGCTGGTACAAGTGGCAGCTAATTTGTTGAATGATAGGCTGCCGGAGGCAAGGGAAGCGGCAAGGAATATTGTAACTTCTATATATGAAGCATACACGAAAAATGAAGAGCTCAAGGAGGAGTCGTGGCATAACTTTTGCCAATCAAATTTATCTGCCATTCATGCCCAGTCAGTGGCCAAAATTACTAGTGCACAGTAG
- the LOC8278727 gene encoding uncharacterized protein LOC8278727: protein MARAYSTFPFLGRPKIAFTSPTIRKLRAYPILASRIATAIPSKRIIINRKNHLRPKILKTLTKPLPQLGPTTELILPVPVPVPVPIPIQLLPENDTVVDSPNEIPGEILEEIDDSEEFRVSEIVAGEKRSTFGRISAKSVLKFCGWLVGVYLLQAILTVWVLGNNNNQERFDSLGGKSNNAFMNGNNVVAGFDESEMDERISVIRAMARKVREKEKVKRKEGNDEESEIEKEIGARLVKLEKRLNSKREKLLPDSFMNYLGFSDNNEEEGGGGDGDGQNGMEVNDIDMKSLMFKKKFKFKSPSMNSRSSPKGFSGLRDSGVSSTVNGSASNGKSGESDFGSTKLEKEKEDSQRDMGSGAVQKISEGSSSTEVTEASTSQDVEKLRSLTKGNRRTTKKFLGPGSSSVNDSREPGKRPVPNKVAGKQSAMQENFWWLNLPYVLVILMRRGSEVEGPGLYALRTLSQPDDHVDSYTVAFEDRGDANNFCHLLEFYFEGLGDFSADIVPLSVKELYEGVKSGSKKVIVVKKGQLKLYAGQPFGEVEMALFSLLE, encoded by the exons ATGGCGCGTGCCTACAGCACCTTCCCTTTCCTGGGGCGCCCAAAAATTGCATTCACATCACCAACCATTCGAAAACTCCGAGCATACCCAATTCTCGCATCTCGTATTGCCACTGCAATTCCATCGAAACGCatcataataaatagaaaaaaccACTTACGCCCTAAAATCCTAAAAACCCTAACTAAACCTCTTCCTCAATTAGGCCCAACAACAGAACTCATTCTTCCCGTTCCCGTTCCCGTTCCCGTTCCCATTCCCATTCAACTCCTACCCGAAAATGACACCGTTGTTGATTCTCCTAATGAAATTCCAGGCGAAATTCTCGAAGAAATTGACGATTCTGAAGAATTTCGTGTTTCGGAGATCGTTGCCGGAGAAAAAAGGAGCACTTTTGGTAGAATTTCTGCAAAGTCTGTTTTGAAATTTTGTGGTTGGTTAGTTGGGGTTTATTTGCTGCAAGCAATTTTGACGGTTTGGGTGCTTGGGAATAACAATAACCAAGAGAGATTTGATAGTTTAGGTGGTAAAAGTAATAATGCTTTTATGAATGGGAACAATGTGGTGGCGGGTTTTGACGAAAGTGAAATGGATGAGAGGATTAGTGTAATTAGGGCAATGGCGAGAaaggtaagagaaaaagaaaaagtgaagagaaaggaaggaaatGATGAAGAGagtgaaattgaaaaagagaTTGGTGCAAGATTGGTTAAGTTAGAAAAAAGACTGAATTCCAAGAGAGAAAAGTTGTTGCCTGAttcatttatgaattatttggGGTTTTCTGAtaataatgaagaagaaggaggaggaggagatgGAGATGGTCAAAATGGTATGGAGGTGAATGAtattgatatgaaatcattgatgtttaagaaaaagtttaaattcaaAAGTCCTTCGATGAATTCCAGGAGTAGTCCAAAGGGGTTCTCGGGTTTGAGGGATAGTGGAGTTTCGAGTACTGTTAATGGAAGTGCTTCGAATGGTAAATCAGGAGAAAGTGATTTTGGAAGTACGAAgttagaaaaggaaaaagaggatTCACAAAGGGACATGGGGTCAG gtgCTGTCCAGAAGATCAGTGAAGGAAGCTCGTCAACTGAAGTAACAGAGGCGTCAACATCACAAGATGTGGAGAAACTAAGAAGCTTAACAAAAGGAAACCGGAGAACtactaaaaaatttcttgGGCCTGGTTCATCCAGCGTAAATGACAGTAGAGAACCTGGAAAGAGACCAGTACCAAACAAAGTGGCGGGTAAACAATCAGCTATGCAGGAAAATTTCTGGTGGTTGAATCTTCCTTATGTTCTA GTCATCCTAATGCGGAGAGGCTCAGAAGTTGAAGGACCAGGACTTTATGCATTAAGAACACTTTCTCAGCCAGATGACCATGTGGATTCCTACACTGTTGCTTTTGAGGACCGTGGTGATGCCAATAACTTTTGTCATTTACTCGAATTCTACTTTGAAGGTTTAGGGGATTTCAGTGCTGACATCGTTCCACTGTCAGTAAAA GAACTTTACGAGGGAGTGAAATCTGGATCCAAGAAGGTAATTGTTGTGAAGAAGGGACAGCTTAAACTTTATGCTGGTCAACCATTTGGTGAGGTTGAGATGGCTTTGTTCTCTTTGCTTGAGTAA